In the genome of Myroides phaeus, one region contains:
- a CDS encoding DNA polymerase III subunit alpha, giving the protein MFLNCHSYYSLRYGTIPLEQLVSLGKQHQVSCLTLTDINTFNGVYDFIQLCNKANIKPLVGIEFRQDNELCYIGIAKNQSGMAEMSELLTTHNELATPLSVIAPDFENTIVIYPLSAAFTQLKENEYIGIKASQLNLLYQPKWRELLSKMVVLHPVTHQNNQEYGLHQILRAIDRNTLVSKLEQRDCAHPDEMMINEQVVLDLFKDYPEIIANTQQLIEQCQFSFEFRKPRNKRFYTDNQQTDMDLLTRLAYQGMERIYGQNHPQAMARVEKELKVINDLAFSGYFLITWDIIQYSNAMGFMHIGRGSGANSIVGYCLGITNVCPLELDLYFERFLNENRKTPPDFDIDWSWKDRDTILKYIFTKYGKGHVAFCGAMSTFKYRSIIREIGKVYGLPKEELDSLTRNSMEQHDPNSIVQLIHQYGQMLEGFPNQRTMHPCGILISEEPMTNYTALDYPPKGFPVAQFDMHIAEDIGFDKFDILSQRGIGHIEEAVQLIKKNKNITVDIRNIALSKDEVQTNEYLQIGNTVGCFYIESPAMRGLLRRLKCDNYKILVAASSIIRPGVAQSGMMQEYIFRHNNPGQFEYFHQVFKEQLGETYGIMVYQEDVIKIALHYGGLHPADGDILRRAMSGKSRSKDALSAIKQRFFEHCDAKGHARGLSEEIYRQIESFAGYSFCKAHSASYAIESYQSLYLKVYYPLEFITAVINNQGGFYRTEVYVHEAKMAGAIVHPPCINQSNWETTLYNNDLYLGLMFIQGVNADLIKEIIEERTVNGNYISLSDFIQRVPIGLETLQNLIFIGAFQCMGKQKNELLIQARLLLVRYKPDTSPTLLQEPIQEYTFPTLERSAFEDAFDEIELLGFPVSCTPFDLLKTKFRGDVMVCDLLKNHKQTVRMLAYLIARKHVPTARGTMYFGTWIDVNGHYFDTVHFPDSLEAYPFQGGGCYLLLGTVEVEYHFPNVQIQKIAKLPFIADPRYHYNDDQNKTTQNKIKEDVSLTNRPPYPKATEINLPRYRMKFNK; this is encoded by the coding sequence ATGTTTCTAAATTGTCATTCCTATTACAGCCTTCGCTATGGTACTATTCCCTTAGAGCAATTAGTCTCTTTAGGTAAACAACACCAAGTTTCTTGTTTAACCTTAACAGACATCAATACGTTTAATGGAGTGTACGACTTTATTCAGCTATGTAATAAAGCGAACATAAAACCATTGGTAGGTATTGAGTTTAGACAAGACAATGAGTTATGCTATATTGGCATAGCTAAGAATCAAAGCGGAATGGCTGAAATGAGTGAACTATTAACCACCCATAACGAACTTGCCACTCCCCTTTCTGTTATTGCTCCTGACTTTGAAAACACTATTGTTATATATCCACTATCAGCAGCGTTTACACAACTCAAGGAAAATGAATACATCGGAATAAAAGCCTCTCAACTCAATTTACTTTATCAACCAAAGTGGAGAGAATTGTTGTCTAAAATGGTAGTCTTACATCCTGTTACCCATCAAAACAATCAAGAATATGGACTCCATCAAATACTACGTGCGATTGATAGAAATACGCTTGTTTCTAAACTTGAACAACGCGATTGTGCACATCCTGATGAGATGATGATTAACGAACAGGTAGTACTTGATTTATTTAAAGACTACCCTGAAATAATTGCCAATACACAACAACTGATAGAACAATGCCAGTTCTCTTTCGAGTTTAGAAAGCCGAGAAATAAACGTTTCTATACTGATAATCAACAAACAGATATGGACTTACTGACTCGTTTGGCATATCAAGGAATGGAACGTATTTATGGACAAAATCACCCACAAGCAATGGCGCGGGTAGAAAAAGAACTAAAGGTAATTAATGATTTGGCTTTTTCTGGTTACTTCTTAATCACTTGGGATATTATACAGTACAGCAATGCTATGGGATTTATGCACATTGGTCGTGGTAGTGGAGCCAATAGCATTGTAGGCTACTGCCTTGGAATTACCAATGTATGTCCGTTAGAATTGGACTTGTACTTTGAGCGTTTTTTAAATGAGAATAGAAAGACACCTCCCGACTTTGACATTGATTGGTCGTGGAAAGATAGAGATACAATCCTCAAATATATATTCACAAAATATGGCAAAGGACACGTGGCTTTTTGTGGCGCTATGTCAACTTTTAAATACCGTTCTATAATACGAGAAATAGGTAAAGTTTACGGATTACCCAAAGAAGAATTGGATAGTCTAACCCGCAATTCGATGGAGCAACACGACCCTAATAGTATCGTTCAACTCATTCATCAATATGGACAAATGTTAGAAGGTTTTCCTAATCAGCGCACTATGCATCCGTGTGGTATCTTGATTTCAGAAGAACCTATGACAAACTATACCGCCTTAGATTATCCTCCTAAAGGTTTTCCTGTGGCACAATTTGATATGCACATTGCTGAAGATATTGGCTTTGACAAATTTGATATTCTTAGTCAACGAGGCATTGGCCATATTGAAGAAGCTGTTCAACTCATTAAAAAGAATAAAAACATTACAGTAGATATCCGGAATATCGCTCTATCGAAAGATGAAGTACAAACAAATGAATATTTACAGATAGGTAATACAGTTGGATGCTTTTATATTGAGAGCCCCGCTATGAGAGGTTTATTAAGACGTTTAAAATGTGACAACTACAAAATATTAGTAGCCGCATCATCTATTATACGTCCCGGTGTAGCCCAAAGTGGTATGATGCAGGAATACATCTTTCGCCATAACAATCCCGGACAATTTGAGTACTTCCACCAGGTATTTAAAGAACAATTAGGAGAGACTTACGGCATTATGGTTTACCAAGAAGACGTTATTAAAATAGCACTACACTACGGAGGCTTACACCCTGCTGATGGAGATATACTGCGTAGAGCAATGAGTGGAAAAAGCCGTTCTAAAGATGCTTTATCGGCTATCAAACAGCGTTTTTTTGAACATTGTGATGCAAAAGGACACGCACGTGGCTTAAGTGAGGAAATTTACAGGCAGATTGAATCCTTTGCAGGGTATTCTTTTTGCAAAGCACACTCAGCTTCTTATGCTATTGAAAGTTACCAAAGCTTGTATTTAAAAGTGTATTATCCTTTAGAGTTTATTACTGCAGTAATCAATAACCAAGGGGGGTTTTACAGAACAGAAGTTTATGTACACGAAGCAAAAATGGCTGGTGCTATTGTGCATCCCCCTTGTATCAACCAAAGTAATTGGGAAACTACTTTATACAACAATGATCTTTACTTAGGCCTTATGTTTATTCAAGGCGTGAATGCGGATTTAATCAAAGAAATAATAGAAGAGCGTACTGTAAATGGGAATTATATATCGCTTTCAGACTTTATACAGCGAGTGCCAATAGGGTTAGAAACCTTACAAAACCTAATATTTATAGGTGCATTTCAATGTATGGGAAAACAAAAAAATGAATTGTTAATTCAAGCGAGATTACTATTAGTGCGTTACAAACCAGATACCTCACCTACTTTGTTACAAGAGCCAATACAAGAATACACCTTTCCTACTTTAGAAAGGTCTGCTTTTGAAGATGCCTTTGACGAAATAGAATTACTTGGTTTTCCTGTTTCCTGTACTCCTTTTGACTTGCTAAAAACAAAATTTAGAGGAGATGTGATGGTATGTGATTTGCTAAAAAACCACAAACAAACAGTGCGAATGTTAGCTTATCTCATTGCGCGTAAACACGTTCCTACGGCAAGGGGAACAATGTATTTTGGAACTTGGATAGATGTTAATGGTCATTATTTTGACACTGTACACTTTCCAGATAGTTTAGAAGCTTATCCTTTTCAAGGAGGAGGCTGTTATTTGTTATTAGGAACCGTTGAAGTGGAATATCACTTTCCAAATGTACAAATTCAGAAAATAGCGAAGTTGCCTTTTATCGCTGACCCACGTTATCATTATAATGATGATCAAAACAAGACAACACAAAATAAAATCAAAGAAGATGTTAGTTTAACAAATCGCCCACCTTATCCAAAAGCGACTGAAATAAACTTACCTCGTTACAGAATGAAGTTTAATAAATAG
- the dinB gene encoding DNA polymerase IV, translating into MERAIVHLDLDSFFVSCERLLNSSLNNIPIIIGGGDRGVVSSCSYEARYFGVRSAMPIRMAMRLCPQAKVIKGDMSLYSKLSHTVTEIITEKAPVVEKASIDEFYLDLTGMDKFFGTYQWTNELADTIKKETGLPLSYALSVNKTVSKIGTGEAKPLGAIQIQPIEVQPFLNPLSIRKIPMLGEVTYNTLSRIGIRNIKTLSEMPIQILQQMLGKNGVDLWKKANGIDYTMVEPYRERKSISTEHTFEQDSIDIPLLKSLLLGMVEKLAFQLRSEEWLTSIVTVKIRYANFDTETKQMRIAYTSADHTLNKYIIDLFEKVYQRRMRLRLIGIQFSGLVRGTYQMNLFEDTQELMALYQAMDRMKKRYGINAVTRCTGAFLKKESE; encoded by the coding sequence ATGGAAAGGGCAATTGTACATTTAGATTTAGACAGTTTCTTTGTCTCTTGTGAGCGTTTACTAAACTCCTCCCTAAACAATATTCCTATTATCATAGGCGGTGGCGACAGAGGTGTTGTATCCAGTTGTTCTTACGAAGCACGTTATTTTGGTGTGCGTTCCGCTATGCCTATTCGAATGGCAATGCGATTATGTCCACAAGCAAAAGTCATCAAAGGAGATATGTCGTTGTACTCTAAACTTTCACATACAGTTACAGAAATTATAACCGAAAAAGCCCCTGTGGTAGAAAAAGCAAGTATAGACGAGTTTTACCTTGACCTAACGGGAATGGACAAGTTTTTCGGTACCTATCAATGGACAAATGAATTAGCAGACACGATTAAAAAAGAAACTGGCTTACCACTTAGTTACGCTTTATCTGTTAATAAAACAGTTTCTAAAATTGGTACAGGAGAGGCGAAACCATTGGGAGCTATTCAAATTCAACCTATAGAGGTACAACCTTTTCTCAATCCGCTTTCAATTCGCAAAATACCTATGCTGGGAGAAGTTACTTATAACACGCTTTCACGTATTGGTATACGCAATATCAAAACACTTTCAGAAATGCCAATACAGATACTACAACAGATGTTAGGCAAAAATGGTGTGGACTTGTGGAAAAAGGCAAATGGGATTGACTACACTATGGTTGAACCTTATAGAGAGCGTAAGTCTATCTCTACAGAACACACCTTTGAACAAGATTCTATTGATATTCCCCTACTCAAGTCCTTGCTGTTAGGGATGGTTGAGAAATTAGCTTTTCAACTGCGCTCTGAAGAATGGCTAACGTCTATTGTTACGGTTAAAATACGCTATGCTAATTTTGATACGGAAACAAAACAAATGAGAATTGCTTATACCTCAGCAGACCACACGCTTAATAAGTACATTATTGACTTGTTTGAAAAAGTATACCAACGAAGAATGCGACTCCGTTTAATTGGTATTCAATTCAGTGGATTAGTACGCGGTACCTATCAAATGAACCTGTTTGAAGATACACAAGAATTGATGGCGCTATATCAAGCAATGGACAGAATGAAAAAAAGGTATGGTATAAATGCTGTAACCCGTTGTACTGGCGCTTTTTTAAAGAAAGAAAGCGAATAG
- a CDS encoding 2,3,4,5-tetrahydropyridine-2,6-dicarboxylate N-succinyltransferase: MNNLQEIIERAWEDRSLLQNTDTQNAIREVVELIDSGKLRVAEPKGDDWQINEWVKKAVVLYFPIQKMETLEAGIFEYHDKMPLKKNYAEKGIRVVPNAVARHGAYISSGVILMPSYVNIGAYVDAGTMVDTWATVGSCAQIGKNVHLSGGVGIGGVLEPLQAAPVIIEDNAFIGSRCIVVEGVRVGKEAVLGANVVLTASTKIIDVTGETPVEIKGYVPERSVVIPGSYTKKFPAGEFQVPCALIIGQRKPSTDLKTSLNDALREYNVAV; this comes from the coding sequence ATGAATAATTTACAAGAAATCATAGAAAGAGCGTGGGAAGACCGTTCTTTATTACAAAATACAGATACACAAAATGCTATTCGCGAAGTAGTAGAATTAATCGATTCAGGTAAACTACGTGTAGCAGAACCAAAAGGTGATGATTGGCAAATCAACGAATGGGTAAAAAAAGCTGTTGTTCTTTATTTCCCTATTCAAAAAATGGAAACATTAGAAGCAGGTATTTTTGAATACCACGACAAAATGCCTTTAAAGAAAAACTATGCTGAAAAAGGTATTCGTGTTGTTCCTAACGCTGTTGCACGTCACGGAGCTTATATTTCTTCGGGTGTTATCTTAATGCCTTCATACGTTAATATCGGAGCTTATGTTGATGCAGGAACAATGGTTGATACTTGGGCAACTGTAGGTTCTTGTGCTCAAATTGGTAAAAATGTACACTTATCAGGTGGAGTTGGAATTGGTGGTGTATTAGAACCATTACAAGCAGCACCAGTTATTATTGAAGACAATGCTTTCATTGGTTCTCGTTGTATCGTAGTTGAAGGAGTACGTGTTGGAAAAGAAGCTGTTTTAGGAGCAAATGTTGTATTAACGGCATCTACTAAAATTATTGATGTAACAGGAGAAACTCCAGTTGAAATCAAAGGATATGTTCCTGAAAGATCTGTTGTTATCCCAGGTTCTTATACTAAAAAATTCCCTGCTGGAGAGTTTCAAGTTCCTTGTGCTTTAATCATTGGACAAAGAAAACCATCAACGGATTTAAAAACATCATTAAACGATGCGTTAAGAGAATATAACGTAGCTGTTTAA
- a CDS encoding NAD(P)-dependent oxidoreductase, translated as MKTTGWIGLGNMGTPMAANLLKAGYKVNIYLRDPSKRSPLLSNGANGVDELNNFIEQTDVIFLTLPNDSITEDTFEKILSTNISGKTFINSSTISPSLAQKLHHAVSVKEGVYIDAPVSGSVKPAIDGTLSFLVGGEQQAYTENIPFFEIMGKHHYYLGQAGSGSKAKLAINYYMSVVVQGLAETVLFAEENGISREMMTAIVNDGACGSGMSKIKTAPILKDEYPAAFPLKFMLKDLRLAQAEGWNTDLINAAEKMFNKASEQGLAEQDLMAVIKAIKE; from the coding sequence ATGAAAACGACTGGGTGGATAGGATTAGGAAATATGGGAACTCCTATGGCTGCTAACCTTTTAAAGGCAGGATATAAAGTTAATATCTATTTAAGAGATCCAAGCAAGCGATCTCCTCTCCTTTCTAATGGAGCAAATGGAGTTGATGAGTTAAACAACTTTATTGAACAAACAGACGTTATTTTCTTAACATTGCCAAATGATAGTATTACCGAAGATACTTTTGAAAAGATACTTTCAACTAATATCAGCGGAAAAACCTTTATCAATAGCAGTACCATTTCACCAAGCCTTGCTCAAAAACTACATCATGCTGTCTCAGTAAAAGAAGGAGTTTATATTGATGCTCCTGTTTCTGGAAGTGTAAAACCTGCAATAGACGGTACCCTTTCTTTCCTTGTTGGTGGAGAGCAACAAGCATATACAGAGAATATTCCTTTTTTCGAAATAATGGGAAAACATCACTATTATTTAGGACAAGCAGGAAGCGGAAGTAAAGCTAAATTGGCAATTAACTATTATATGTCTGTGGTTGTACAAGGCTTAGCCGAAACAGTATTATTTGCAGAAGAAAATGGTATTTCACGTGAAATGATGACGGCTATAGTAAATGATGGTGCTTGTGGTTCTGGAATGAGTAAAATCAAAACAGCTCCTATTTTAAAAGATGAATACCCTGCTGCTTTTCCTTTGAAATTTATGCTTAAAGACTTGCGCTTAGCTCAAGCAGAAGGTTGGAATACAGACTTAATTAATGCGGCTGAAAAAATGTTTAACAAGGCAAGTGAACAAGGTCTTGCAGAACAAGATTTAATGGCAGTTATTAAAGCAATAAAAGAATAA
- a CDS encoding XRE family transcriptional regulator: protein MSLLSDNIRYLRAQKAMSQQKVADELMITRARYSKYEEGASEPPLEVLLRISRFFHVSVDLMISVDLRKVPMQDLLKLEDNRILLPIMVDPTGNNFIEIIPHKARAGYLTGYADPEFIQNLEQISLPFLREGKYRAFPIEGDSMPPHQEGSFIIGSYVERLQDIRNGHTYIIITANEGVVYKRVYRIDEETLELHSDNTFYEPYQIKAYDVIEIWEYACSIATEEFKPEDLVEPDTKAMFQEIRHMLGEVMKKVK from the coding sequence ATGTCTTTACTATCTGATAATATCCGTTATTTAAGAGCGCAGAAAGCAATGTCTCAGCAGAAAGTAGCTGATGAGTTGATGATTACTCGTGCGCGTTACTCAAAGTATGAAGAGGGTGCTTCAGAGCCACCTTTGGAAGTATTATTGCGTATTTCTCGTTTTTTTCACGTGAGTGTAGACTTGATGATTTCAGTTGACTTGCGCAAAGTACCTATGCAAGATTTATTGAAGTTGGAAGACAACCGTATTTTGTTGCCAATTATGGTTGATCCAACGGGGAATAACTTTATTGAGATTATTCCGCATAAAGCAAGAGCAGGGTATTTAACGGGGTATGCTGACCCTGAGTTTATTCAAAACTTAGAGCAGATATCTCTACCGTTTTTACGAGAAGGAAAGTATCGTGCGTTTCCAATTGAAGGGGATTCAATGCCTCCACATCAAGAGGGCTCGTTTATCATTGGTAGTTATGTAGAGCGTTTACAAGATATAAGAAATGGGCATACTTATATTATTATTACCGCTAATGAAGGGGTAGTATATAAAAGAGTATATCGCATAGATGAAGAAACACTGGAGTTACATTCAGATAATACGTTTTATGAACCTTATCAAATTAAGGCGTATGATGTAATTGAAATCTGGGAATATGCTTGTAGTATAGCAACGGAGGAGTTTAAACCAGAAGATTTAGTAGAACCAGATACCAAAGCTATGTTTCAAGAGATAAGACATATGCTGGGTGAGGTGATGAAAAAAGTAAAATAA